The following nucleotide sequence is from Salvia miltiorrhiza cultivar Shanhuang (shh) chromosome 7, IMPLAD_Smil_shh, whole genome shotgun sequence.
TTGAATTCCAATTTCTTAACTCTGCTTCCTAAGAAGGATGACGCCGTGTCTATTTCTGATTATAGGCCTATTGTCTTGGGaaattttttgtttaaaatcATCACGAAAATCCTTGCTACGCGTGTTAATACCTTTGCTTCTGACATTATCTCGCCGAATCAGTTCGGGTTTGTGGCTGGACGCTCGATACATGAAGGTATTTTGCTCGCGTCAGAAGGTGTTAATTGCATGAATCGGTCTCGTAAAGGGAATAATATGGCATTGAAGGTGGATATTAAGAAGGCGTTTGATACTCTGAATTGGGAGTTCATGGATGTGGTTCTCAAGGCGTTTGGTTTTCCTACGCTCTTCAGAAATTGGATTCAGACTATCTTCGCTTCTGCTCGTATTTCTGTCATGTTTAATGGAGTGGTGCATGGCTATTTTGCTTGTTGCAGAGGAGTGGGGCAAGGAGATCCTCTCTCTCCCATTCTTTTCGGTTTAGCTGAAGATCTTTTGAGTAGACTGCTTCTCCACGCGGTTGATAATGGTTTTATCTCACAGATGCAAATGTCTCGCCAGTTGTGTTTCCCCTCGCATTTGTTGTATGCTGATGATGTGTTGCTGTTTTGTCGCGCTTCTAAACGTTCGTGTATCATGATTAATTCTATTTTGCAAATTTATGCTCAAGTCTCGGGACAACATTGCAACGCCGATAAGTCTACTATTTATTTTGGTAAGGGGGTTCCTACGCAGGTGCAGAGGCGTCTTCGGCGTATTCTCTATTTTTCTATTGCCTCCCTTCCGTTCACCTATCTGGGGGTTCCTGTTTTCCCTGGCCGGGTCTCGGCTTCTCATCTGGTCAAGATTAAAGATTTTATTCTGTCGAAGTTCTCTAGGTGGAAGGGTTTGCAACTTTCTATGGCTGGACGGGTTTGTTTAGTTGCTTCGGTGATTCAGAGCTCGGCAGTTCATAGCATGCTTATTTATCAGTGGCCGGCTAAGCTGCTTCATGAGCTTGATAAAGCTTGTCGCTCTTTTATTTGGACTGGGTGTATCACGTCAAAGGCTCGTTCCTCGGTTGCGTGGAATAGGGTTTGCGCTCCTAAGCTGAGGGGTGGTTTGGGTGTGAAGAGCTTTTCTGATATCAACAAGAGCTTTATGTTCAGATTGGGCTGGCAAGTCATTAAGGAACGAACCCTTGGTTTCGATCTCTTTCGCCGGCGTTATCTCTCCCCGCTGTTACGTCCTTCCTCCCGTTGGTTTTCCTCCTCTATCTGGCTTGGTGTTCGTAAGCCGATTCAGCAGATCGTGCAGGATACGTTCTGTATTATTGGACGAGGAGATTCCGTCTCTTTTTGGCATGACAATTGGCTAGGGTATAAGATCTTCTCGCGCCTACGTATTCCAAGCTACATGGCTCCTTTTCTCACGCACAAAGTGTCAGATTTTTATTATGATGATATTTGGCATCTCACTGATTCGTTTCTGGTGGCTTTTCCGGAGGTTGCTTTCGACATTATCTCGCTTCCGACTGGGGATATGGAGGATGAGCGAGCTTGGGTGCACTCTCGGTTTGGCAATATTTCGGCTTCTTTGGCCTTTGATCATTTCGCTCCACCGTTTCCTTCGGTGGATTGGGGGAAGTGGATTTGGGCACCTTTCATCCCGGTGCGTCGTTCTATCACTTGTTGGCGGATCATTTTGGGCCGTCTGCCTACTATGGATGCGATTCAACGTTGTGGTTTCATTGGGCCTAACATTTGCAGCCTCTGTCTCAATGCAGAGGAAAATATAGATCATCTTTTTTGGGGTTGTAACTTTGCTAAGCATTTATGGGGTTTTCTTTTCTCATGGTTTGAGATGGAGGTTCCGTTTTTTCATGATATTGGCAGTATCATTATCTTTGCCATGAATTATAATGCAAGTGCGCAGGTGACAAGCCTTTGGCGTGTGGGCGTCGTAACAATTCTTTGGGGTCTCTGGTACTCTCGTAACCAATTGATTTTTCAGAATGTTGTGGCCTCACCTCATGCTATGATGAAGCTTCTTAAGATTTCCTTTTTGGAGGCTGCGAGCAATTTTAAATTAGGAAGCATGGCGAACTCGGTGTTTGAGCTCGGGATCCTTCGTCGCCTTGCTGTTGCAGGCAATCCGCGCCCTGCTCCGGTCACCATTGATGTTGGCTGGACTCTTCCTTCTCCTTCTTGGCTCAAAGCCAATATCGACGGGTCCATTAGGGGTAATCCTCCGGTGATGCATGCTGGTGGTGTGGTCAGAAATGCCTTTAATTCGGTGGTGGCGTGCTTTCACTTTTCGGCAGGAGCCGGTTTTGCCTTTGAGGCGgaacttttttcttttattattattcttgaGAGGGCTGCTGCTCATCAATGGTATAACCTCTGGATTGAATCTGATTCAACATACGTTGTGAATGTCTTCAATAATCGTGAGGTTCCGGTCCCGTGGCGTTTTCGGAGCAGATGGCGGGCGGCGCTTAAAGGTGTGGAGCACTACAACCTCCGTTGCTCTCATAACTACCGGGAAGGTAACCACGTTGCCGATTACCTCGCTTCCTCTCACTCGCAGGAAGGATTTTGGCTTCATTCTATTCCTGAGATTGCTCAGCTGGTTTTCGATGATGTACATTCTTCCTTTGTTCGCATGGTGCGATAGCTTGTCCTGGGTTGTTTGTTCGGTGCTTGGTGGGAACCGGGGAGATTTGGGGGTGATGGTACGGCCGGAACTTCCGAAGTCTCCTCAACTCAGTTTCCGCCGCACCTTGTTTCTTTCATGTTTTCTTTGTatctagacgggtactctttatCCTCGttttgaggttttaatgaggcccggccCTGGTCTTTTCTTTGGGTTTTTTTAGGTTCCggtttctttaataaaatttcaattcagcaaaaaaaaaaaaaaaaaaacacgtgtttttcactatttttttcatacaatttctctctcttctactctctctttcatactTTAgtgattttcttaaaaaaaaattaaaattgatatatgGAAAGATATtctatatgtatcttaaattaaagataataacaagatctttaatttggtataaaaatcataaaatatgaatttgaaacaaataagttattgtaattaaaaaatttatggtAATTATTTGTCTCTCtcctatttctttttctctattcttttatatttttatctcttcCATTTTTTGcactattattgttgttgttattaatattatatcgaaattgttttattgtaatttaataattgttgttattatatatttttctctctctctctctctctctctctctctctctctttaccaTAAAATTTATCTCTTATCTTTcatcttttgataaaaaaaattaatttagaatgaataaggtatgataatttaaagttttaaaatattagtattttgttCTTTCCTCTCTACTTTAATGAGTGttaattttctctttaatgacatgtttacttttttctattatattaattaatttttttttgtatttttagataaaaataagtaaatatcatgtgtttgtgtttacatatatttttttaattataatagtttaaatgtaatagaggtgaaggaatatatatattggttcattttataacttttttaaaaataatttttttgtattaatgttaatttaactttgtagatgaaattagtatatatattaaaaaatataattccaattttttttatttgtgaattatttatttattatgatgcatcatactttataattataataaaatataatgctaattttcattatcaaatgattattaattatttaataactataattgtcattacactttatacaaagttaaaaatttaccttttaaaattgaaaattttactccctccgtcccagatttttgtatccacttgatgtcgtttaatttcaatactcgccgtgcatcgcacgggagatcGTTCTAGTAATATTTATGGTGGAGTCgcattttgtaattttattaacGAAAATATATTGCCTCACGTGCCAAAGGATGTAGATATtgcaattaaattcaaatttatattaaatgacatatttataattttattggtGTTCAATTGTGCTTGAATTTGATTAAGAAGACCTATCAACCCTCCACTATATATCACACAAGACTCctcaatttatttaaaaatattaattaatgtaTCACATGTACGTAGAAAAGTTTGGCGTTTtgttaaacttataaaatttgtatttttttaattaaaatacaaaatatcTAATTACattaaacaaacaaataatTAGGTGTGAAATTTTGTTATCTCATTAGTTATGTACGCAAAAGTAGTTCATATTGTAATATCTCGTTAATCTTCCTATGATCAATTCATGGGAAAATCTAAGTTAATTCAACATTATGTAAatcaatttgaaaaaaaaactcGGGCAAGCCAAGAATTTTTCttgttacataaaaaaaatttcttGCTGCCCCAAATAATCTAaaacaacaaatacaaaaacataGGGATGTGCAATCAAAATCAAGATTACCACCACACCCTATCTTGTCACTTTCAACAAATGCAAACCACATATTTTCTGATATTCAATTTACCAATTGGCTTAATTATCCTTGGCCTCCTCCCAATAATGGAGAACGCCTTCATTTGAGATATGAAACTTAGGAACATGAATTCATCTAACGGGACTatgaatcaattgtaaatcttgataatctaagaactgaaaataattcttattttatatcttaagaagtgtattTATTTTAACTATTCCCTATATGgagaatacatatatatatatatatatatatatatatatatatatatatatatatatatatatatataggagggtTTAAATGAGAACAGAGAACCACCTTAATCCTTGTATCATGAATATCAACGGTGCATACACCATTTTGATGGATGAATGTATCATCTTGGTTCGAATTTTGGAGggagcgttttttttttttttttttttttttcttttctgaatGTAGTTAATTATACAGCGAATACAGTAACTTTACATGACAGTGCAgtgttctcaattctcattttaaattgcgGTTTATCATTTATTCCAATATATGCAGGCATAAATCTTTACAATTGGACCAAAAATTGCTCAACCTGGGTTGTTGGTTTGTGCATATGTTCCCATAGTTTTTGGAACATTGGACTATTAGATTtagaatatttatttatgtgtCAATGTCTAACTCGAATCATCTTGTCCacctaatttattttttaatggtCAAACGAAATTTTGCGTGATTTGTAGGATGTGACTCAGCTCAACAATAAGAttcaatataaatatataaatatataatgatgCCCTTGAGTTCACTGTGAcatcatttttaaatttaacaGTTAATTTActagaaaaataattcatattattgGATTCTTCGTTTGACAATAATTTCTTCAATTCGAatcatttaataatatattacgAAACAATCCATTTCATTTATGATATACACATGCATATGGATGCAGTGCAAGAAGTATTCatatacaaataatattttattgcaaTTTAAAACGAGGTACTAAAAATaagttctatattttttttttgagggagttCTATATTAATTTCATAACTAGCCAAGCTGTTTTTTTTGGGGTTTAATTAGAGAGATCTTGAGAACTAAATTATGATtagaagaaattaaagaaaaaaacccACTATGATATTAATAATCTAAATCAAGcatatctatctatataatatactataaaagatgagttttctccctccattttttctctctcttctgccgtcaattttttcactattttctctctctttttttataattttaattattttttaaatatcggtaaatttaatttatgaagaaatacACAATATGcattttaagtttaagttcgttataagatctttaatatggtataaaaatcatcaaaaatgaatatgttattaaaattttgaaatatgttattttctttatcttagttaaaattttacaacttttttatttatgtccttgtatgaaaaatatttatttaaggaATTTAattcacttaaaaaataaactcttaatttctccttttcttcttcttcttgtttttttattttttatttttagttgatTAGCTTTGTCAGTCCCTTTCTTTGTCCCTACAACACATATAATTAGTGATTAtccatattaattataatactccATAAGATCAATATTGCGACATCccacttaaaatataaaaagttatttgatcATAAAagaatacattttttttcttagatCCCTAAGTTATTGGATGGgagacaataattttttttacacttAAGAAAAGTATTTGCCACCATAATTTCCAACTCTCTTTGAGATGGAGTAACTAAGCTGCTAATGATGTCTGTTTCGCTTGATAGGAACccaattatatttaaattaccTCTAATGTCTAAAGTTATGAACACTTATTCTACTTCAGGGTTTTTGTATGAGAAAATATAAGTTAGGATATAAAACACAATTAGTATTAAGAGTTAATAGTATTTTATGTCctgaactttcagcgttttctataaaatatctcgaactttcattttcccCTAAAAAACTtcgaattttcatttttttttccacaaaatgtttcgctatacaaaattcggtgaCAGAAAAAAATGACTTATCTTGCCGAATGAAATACTTTGCGGACCATCATTATTGTTGAAAAACCATATTAGGAACCACTATTAttaaaaaatgctgaaagttcggaGTTTTTTGTCATCTTTCTGTCATCGGATTTGGTATAGCGCGATATTTTATGGATAAAAACTGAAAGTTTCGAGATTtttatgagaaaataaaaatttgagacaTTTAATGAAgaatgctgaaagttcgggacataaaacactattgaCCATAATATTAATCCATTAATTTTTGTGAAAACAAATGAACTTCTATTGGGCTGTCATTTTGGGGCgatttaaaatttctttaaGCCTTTGGACAAAGTGTTTGTTCTCATGAATTATTCCAAACATTTGCCGCCTATACTTTATGTTTCATTcacaaaaacaaacacattTTAAGGAATTAGATTCTGCCTCTTGTCTAAGATACCACAATCACACTAAATTAGGGACAGTGACCACAATTTTAGTCATATCGAACATGATGAATATCTAAGTATATGCTCAAGTGAtgtaagaaaagaaaattaatataaacGACAAGATATAAGAAACCAAAATAATTAGCATATTTAAACCTACATCACATCGACCTAGATAGCACAATCAAAATATGTTTTCTAAgtactattaaaaaaaaaaacctcgaTTGCCCTGGCGCATTGTCATCAGACAAACACCTAATTAGGGTTGTAATTGAGTCGAATTCAATTGATTTGtgcaaaattcaaatttaactTCTTTATTATCGAGTCAGGCTATTGAATTCATTCAAAACTCACGGGCTTATTCGAGtctaaatattaaatttttaaattttgatttaaatcaaataatactATCTCCGTTCCACTAAAAGTGGTCTGAGTATCATTTTGGATCGTCTCATTATAAGTGGTCTGATTCTATAAATGGAAAaatttaataaagtggttgTATGCGTTATGAGTGGAATAAGGATCTCACATTTGATGtgagtattaaaataattaaaatggagCAATGGtctcacctacttttactaaaaatagaaataaatactaaaatatGGGACGACgaccaaaaaataaaagaagaatattaaaagttgggacgggggaatatattttaattgaaatttatcattttcttaaaataaataaagacaattaattagatattttATATACATAGTACTGAATACTGATGAATAGATATACAAAATTAGCATAAGTTGAACCTATTTAAGAATTTTATAAGCTAGATAACTTAACGAGCTTATTCACAAACTATCGATCCAAGTAACATTAAGTTTAAGTTCGAATCACATTGTCGATAAAACGAACTCGAACTAACAACCAAGTTGAGATCCGAATAAGCTTGAAAACCAAAATAAATGGGAATTCTAGCACAATTAACAAGTTACTATATACTATGCCAAACAAATTTCCGACAAATCTAGACAACATATTTGTGACATTTCATTTCCATTAATTTCGTTACTACATTATTGTGACAAAGTCTAGTGCAATGAGCTATGGGTGGCTTGGATGATCTGCGGCGACAGAATGACATCGCACGACCAGCCTTGGAGGCGTATGGCACGATAAACGACGACTCCGGCGATGGCTCCGAGCGTCGGGGCTATAAGATATACCCACAAGTTGTCGAATGTCCGTGAAACAAGTGCTGGTCCTAGTGATCTTGCTGGATTCATCGATCCTCCTGAAACAGGCCTATTTGTTGtgtagtaaaataaaataaaataaaaattagtttgaattttgaactcataaataattaattaagtgaatcgtgaaaattaattatatgtattttttttaaatgaattcaTTTCTTCTGACCGAACTGGACCTTAGGTTTCACCGAAATAACCAAATTgaactttatatatattttttcaaatttctcAGTTTAGACCCAAAAAAATCTAACCTAAAAATTATATAGTGCTACAAACCTAATTATTCACCAGAAACTAAACATTGCAACCTAAAAATAAAGTGCCAATCATCACTATTAGCctcataaaaaataacataaaaatagcTAGCCGGCAAATTACCAAACTttgaaaattcttattttttttttcatcgcAAAAAATTACGGTTGTAAATTGTTATATCTTTAATTGATTCTAATTTCGCAACTAAAATTGGTTTATTCCGAAATTGATATGACATGACCATTTGAAAATCCGAGGTGGGCAAAATTCAGGCAGCCATGTCAGCATCAATTTGGAGTAAATCGACTTCGGTcgccaaaattaaaatttgtttttagtttaagggtttgtttactttgatggaaaagatATATTTtcgtcattttttttatataatttttatatgtaaactatgatagaaaattttctcAAGGTAATAGAGTGAAATATTTTCTCACTCAACTCTTTTCActgattttttttctctcaaatgttggataatattatctttgggtagtattgtgaaaatattttcaagcattttctcatctttagtaaacatatgattaaaaagaagaaaaaaataatattttcttatccatcatttttcaatgAACATTTTATAACCAAAACAAACGCATCCTAACAATTTataaatagaatattttttgaGGGTTAAGAGTTAAAGATGTTATACCCTGAGATGAGCACTCCCAAACATATAGCCCCTCCAGCAATAAATCCAGACACACATTTAATCTGCAAAATATCACATTTTGGTGTTAATGCAAGCGTTTGATGATGAAGTAATAAAAAATCAGAAATGTGGTTGATCTCACAGATTGCAGTTGGTTGAACAATGAGGTGGTCATGAAGAGCACGATGAACGTGGCAACGAGCTCGACCAAGAAGGCGTTGATCCAACCGTTATTGAGCGGCGTCGTCAGCATCAGCTCCGGCTTGATGCCGTAAACGAACTGCCCCGCGTACGTCGCCAGAACAGAGCCCCCTACTTGTGCAGCAATGTACAGAGGAAcctttaaaaagaaaagaaaaggagatgATTAATTAAGGTTAGATTTCGCTGTGTTGTGGTCTCGATGGACGTACAGGTCGTGTTCGTGTCTGACCTTGGACCAAGGAAAAGGGCCGGCCGCCGCGAAGGCGATGGTGACGGCCGGGTTGATATGGGCCCCGGATATGGGGCCTATCGAGAAAACTAGGACCACCACTGTCAGACCTGCCGTCGCCGCATATTCCATTAGTCCTGTTTGAATCCCCATGGAATGCAGGTTTCCGATTATCCCGCTAATGCAGAACATCAACACGAACGTGCCCACGGCCTCGGCCGCGACCTGCAGTTTGATCGGAGCAAAATATAGCACGAAGGGAgctaaagtaaaaaataaaaataaaaagttgggGTGGGGGGGCTCGAGCCCCCCTACCCTGGCTCCTAATGTGGCATGGTAcatggagttttttttttccttaccATTCGGAGAAGGCTAAGATCTATCACATTGTGTTTGTTGAGAATCTCGAAATAGACTTGATCGTGATTGTGATCGTGATCGGGGATCTGAGTGGCTGTCGAGACATCGGTTGGGGGCATTTTTATCACGAAGACGGTCTAGAACAGAATAGCATCTGTATTttttgtgagtgtgtgtgtgtgtgtttaagtttattcacaAACTTTCGATCCGAATAACATTAAGTTTAAGTTCGAATCACATTGTCGATAAAACGAACTCGAACTAACAACCAAGTTGAGATCCGAATAAGCTTGAAAACCAAAATAAATGGAAATTCTAGCACAATTAACAAGTTACTATATACTATGCCAAACAAATTTCCGACAAATCTAGACAACATATTTGTGACATTTCATTTCCATTAATTTCGTTACTACATTATTGTGACAAAGTCTAGTGCAATGAGCTATGGGTGGCTTGGATGATCCGCGGCGACAGAATGA
It contains:
- the LOC130991540 gene encoding probable aquaporin NIP7-1 isoform X1, encoding MPPTDVSTATQIPDHDHNHDQVYFEILNKHNVIDLSLLRMVAAEAVGTFVLMFCISGIIGNLHSMGIQTGLMEYAATAGLTVVVLVFSIGPISGAHINPAVTIAFAAAGPFPWSKVPLYIAAQVGGSVLATYAGQFVYGIKPELMLTTPLNNGWINAFLVELVATFIVLFMTTSLFNQLQSIKCVSGFIAGGAICLGVLISGPVSGGSMNPARSLGPALVSRTFDNLWVYLIAPTLGAIAGVVVYRAIRLQGWSCDVILSPQIIQATHSSLH
- the LOC130991540 gene encoding probable aquaporin NIP7-1 isoform X2 — protein: MPPTDVSTATQIPDHDHNHDQVYFEILNKHNVIDLSLLRMVAAEAVGTFVLMFCISGIIGNLHSMGIQTGLMEYAATAGLTVVVLVFSIGPISGAHINPAVTIAFAAAGPFPWSKVPLYIAAQVGGSVLATYAGQFVYGIKPELMLTTPLNNGWINAFLVELVATFIVLFMTTSLFNQLQSIKCVSGFIAGGAICLGVLISGRIDESSKITRTSTCFTDIRQLVGISYSPDARSHRRSRRLSCHTPPRLVVRCHSVAADHPSHP